Proteins co-encoded in one Natronorubrum daqingense genomic window:
- a CDS encoding solute symporter family protein, with translation MIEAVDPVILQETALDVGEFKLVPALTVAAMLILFLGVGYFFRVAAVDELWVAGRSIGSIENGMAIGANWMSAASYLGVASLVALSGYFGLAYVVGWTTGYFILLIFLAAQFRRFGKYTAPDFVGDRFYSDWARGIAAFTTLAIAFTYAIGQASGMGLMAQYIFGISYEMGVILLMGVTIAYVALSGMLGTTKNMAIQYVILIIAFTLGLYAVGWSQGYSTVLPYLEFGSEVSAAAAIETQFVEPFAAAGYYGWIALAFSLIVGTCGLPHVLVRFYTVENERTARWSTVWGLFFICLLYWGTAAYAAFGGLLYNEEVTEGGGFATGDGEMLGIEADALVVLTTQLADLPEWLVGLVAAGAVAAALATTAGLFITASSAAAHDIYTNLYKDNATQREQMIVGRATILGIGALVTLIGLNPPALIGELVAMAFAIAGSIFFPVFFLGLWWENTTKEGAIAGMLAGIVLSFGAILNDTAIPMYTGVEEAVFPTVATWLPGTSSALLGVPIVFSVIIVVSVLTDEPPEDVKRLVRQCHSPEPMQQMESAEDIATDGGLEDGAADGGSATDVADRPTDDDTDSEPETEE, from the coding sequence ATGATCGAAGCGGTCGATCCGGTGATCCTGCAGGAGACAGCCCTCGACGTCGGTGAGTTCAAACTCGTCCCGGCGTTGACGGTGGCTGCCATGCTCATTTTGTTCCTCGGTGTCGGCTACTTCTTCCGAGTTGCCGCAGTCGACGAACTCTGGGTCGCCGGCCGCTCGATCGGATCGATCGAGAACGGGATGGCGATCGGCGCGAACTGGATGAGTGCGGCCTCCTACCTCGGCGTCGCGTCGCTCGTCGCCCTCTCGGGGTACTTCGGGTTGGCGTACGTCGTCGGCTGGACGACGGGGTACTTCATCCTGCTCATCTTCCTGGCCGCGCAGTTCCGCCGGTTCGGAAAGTACACCGCCCCCGACTTCGTCGGAGACCGGTTCTACTCCGACTGGGCGCGCGGAATTGCAGCGTTCACGACGCTCGCGATCGCGTTCACCTACGCGATCGGCCAGGCCAGCGGAATGGGACTGATGGCACAGTACATCTTCGGCATCTCCTACGAGATGGGGGTCATCCTGTTGATGGGCGTCACCATCGCCTACGTCGCCCTCTCGGGGATGCTCGGGACGACGAAGAACATGGCCATCCAGTACGTCATCCTCATCATCGCCTTCACGCTCGGCCTCTACGCAGTCGGCTGGTCACAGGGGTACTCGACCGTCCTGCCCTACCTCGAGTTCGGATCCGAAGTCTCGGCGGCCGCCGCAATCGAGACGCAGTTCGTCGAGCCCTTTGCCGCTGCGGGCTACTACGGCTGGATCGCACTGGCGTTCAGCCTGATCGTCGGGACCTGTGGGCTTCCGCACGTGCTCGTCCGTTTCTACACGGTCGAAAACGAGCGGACGGCTCGCTGGTCGACCGTGTGGGGCCTGTTCTTCATCTGCCTGCTGTACTGGGGAACGGCTGCCTACGCCGCGTTCGGTGGCTTGCTCTACAACGAAGAAGTAACCGAGGGAGGCGGGTTCGCGACCGGCGACGGTGAGATGCTCGGTATCGAGGCCGACGCGCTCGTCGTCCTCACGACGCAACTCGCCGACTTGCCGGAGTGGCTGGTCGGACTGGTCGCCGCGGGTGCGGTCGCTGCGGCGCTCGCGACGACCGCCGGACTGTTCATCACCGCCTCGTCGGCGGCAGCACACGACATCTACACGAACCTCTACAAGGACAACGCGACCCAGCGCGAGCAGATGATCGTCGGTCGAGCGACGATTCTCGGAATCGGTGCGCTCGTGACGCTCATCGGCCTCAACCCGCCGGCGCTCATCGGCGAACTCGTCGCGATGGCGTTCGCCATCGCCGGCAGTATCTTCTTCCCCGTGTTCTTCCTCGGCCTCTGGTGGGAGAACACGACCAAAGAGGGCGCGATCGCCGGCATGCTCGCGGGAATCGTCCTCTCGTTCGGCGCGATCCTCAACGACACGGCGATTCCGATGTACACCGGCGTCGAGGAGGCCGTATTCCCGACGGTTGCCACGTGGTTGCCCGGAACGTCCTCGGCGCTGCTCGGCGTTCCGATCGTCTTCAGCGTGATCATCGTCGTCTCGGTGCTCACGGACGAGCCACCCGAAGACGTCAAGCGCCTCGTTCGACAGTGTCACAGTCCAGAGCCGATGCAACAGATGGAATCGGCGGAGGACATCGCGACCGACGGCGGCCTCGAGGACGGAGCGGCCGACGGTGGATCGGCCACTGACGTTGCCGATCGTCCGACAGACGACGACACCGATAGCGAACCTGAGACGGAGGAGTAA
- a CDS encoding universal stress protein, with protein sequence MYDTILVPTDGSDVAENAVDHAVDIADRYGADVHALYVVDTSTMDITLGAEQVDRIHAGRFDEMPELEARARTAIDYVTGRAGEHGIDVTEAIVGGQPHRQIAKYADDNGVNLIVMGSAGRGGVRRALLGSVAERTLRTTDIPVLVVDVRED encoded by the coding sequence ATGTACGACACGATTCTCGTTCCAACCGACGGAAGCGACGTTGCGGAGAACGCGGTCGACCACGCTGTCGACATCGCAGATCGATACGGCGCGGACGTCCACGCGCTGTACGTCGTCGACACGAGCACCATGGATATCACGCTCGGCGCCGAACAGGTCGACCGAATTCACGCGGGCCGATTCGACGAGATGCCCGAACTCGAGGCTCGAGCCAGAACGGCGATCGACTACGTCACCGGGCGGGCCGGCGAGCACGGTATCGACGTGACGGAGGCGATCGTCGGCGGGCAGCCCCATCGACAGATCGCAAAGTACGCCGACGACAACGGGGTCAATCTGATCGTAATGGGATCTGCCGGACGCGGCGGTGTTCGGCGAGCACTCCTGGGCAGCGTCGCCGAGCGAACGCTGCGAACGACGGACATCCCGGTCCTCGTCGTCGACGTTCGCGAGGACTGA
- a CDS encoding PIN domain-containing protein, whose translation MKVLDSSFCADFLRGYDHAKQFRLEHENEVLALPAIGFYELYHGALKVGRDPETVDRDLPWVSRLEYTPEHGLAAARILTELEHNGNRLQHPDMMIAGVARSLGVPVVTCDDGFTDIDSLEVENPRQLYG comes from the coding sequence GTGAAAGTTCTCGATAGCAGTTTCTGCGCGGACTTTCTGCGTGGGTACGATCACGCGAAGCAGTTTCGACTCGAACACGAGAACGAGGTACTCGCCTTGCCCGCTATCGGGTTCTACGAGTTGTACCACGGTGCGCTCAAAGTCGGTCGCGATCCGGAAACTGTTGATCGGGATTTACCCTGGGTCAGCCGACTCGAGTACACCCCCGAACACGGATTGGCGGCAGCTCGTATTCTAACCGAATTAGAACACAACGGAAACAGACTCCAGCATCCCGACATGATGATCGCGGGCGTAGCCCGGTCACTCGGCGTTCCCGTTGTTACGTGCGACGACGGGTTCACCGATATCGACTCGCTCGAGGTCGAAAATCCGCGTCAGTTGTACGGCTGA
- a CDS encoding antitoxin VapB family protein, with protein sequence MADKTIRVSERTWQKLRSRKQGSESFDEVIERELEDDDPLAGFGAWSETSIDEAVREVKQEMDADFGREP encoded by the coding sequence ATGGCGGACAAAACCATTCGAGTCTCCGAACGGACGTGGCAAAAGCTTCGCTCACGAAAGCAGGGAAGCGAGAGCTTCGATGAGGTCATCGAGCGCGAACTCGAGGATGATGACCCACTCGCTGGATTCGGTGCGTGGAGTGAGACGTCAATCGATGAAGCCGTCCGTGAGGTCAAACAGGAGATGGACGCCGACTTCGGGCGTGAGCCGTGA
- a CDS encoding tRNA (cytidine(56)-2'-O)-methyltransferase → MHDESEVAVLRLGHRPGRDERMTTHVGLTARALGADRVWVPDNAGQSRDTVADITDRFGGPFEVELTDSPQRIIRNWEGRVVHLTMYGEQVQNVESEIRDAHRRDGEPILVVVGAEKVPFDVYEEADWNVGVTNQPHSEVAGLAVFLDRLFDGRELEREWEDADRRVVPMETGKRVESADGERDGDNE, encoded by the coding sequence ATGCACGACGAGAGCGAGGTCGCCGTCCTTCGACTGGGCCACCGACCCGGCCGAGACGAACGGATGACGACCCACGTGGGCCTGACGGCGCGGGCGCTGGGTGCCGACCGCGTCTGGGTCCCCGACAACGCCGGCCAGTCCAGAGACACCGTCGCGGACATTACCGACCGCTTCGGCGGACCGTTCGAGGTCGAACTCACCGACTCCCCACAACGGATTATCCGCAACTGGGAGGGACGGGTCGTCCACCTCACGATGTACGGCGAGCAGGTCCAGAATGTCGAAAGCGAGATTCGTGACGCCCACCGGCGCGACGGTGAACCGATTCTCGTCGTCGTCGGTGCCGAAAAGGTCCCCTTCGACGTCTACGAGGAAGCCGACTGGAACGTCGGCGTCACGAACCAACCACACTCCGAAGTCGCCGGACTCGCCGTCTTCCTCGACCGCCTGTTCGACGGGCGCGAACTCGAGCGCGAGTGGGAGGACGCCGACCGACGCGTCGTCCCGATGGAGACCGGCAAACGCGTCGAATCGGCGGACGGAGAACGCGACGGCGACAACGAGTGA
- a CDS encoding class I adenylate-forming enzyme family protein: protein MDLTDVPQSAREGNVGKLFDETATHHGNGQAMEHHDERTTHAELEAWTAEFAGGLHDLGLEPDDRLLLFLPNCPEYLVASLGSFKAGVVISPVNPQYKRREVSYQLEDTDAKAVVTHPALRPVVDQALEETGRDIAVITVESQYMDRDPEDIFFEDVRGAPTLVERADDDVALLPYTSGTTGKPKGAQLTHQNTRSQLNWTLAASSDDVEPENVRSLTWLPLYHITGFTHTALQPLVGGGSLYFRSALEWDAQECMQLIEAEGITHFVGVTTMYSDMVAADDFGEYDLSSLESAAEGGAKLSTAVQEQFEETAGVDISEGYGLTETHGATHTQSGSSFGLRHGTIGQPLRITDCKIVDSAGEEVASGEEGELLVRGPQVMKGYHNLPDATDAAFTENGYFRTGDIARRDGLNYYEIVDRKKHMINTAGYNVYPSELENLLLEHEAVADAAVVGIPDERRNEVPKAFVVPADGFEAGEDVTAEEIKEYCLERVASYKHPREVELVEDLPRTTSGKIQKYKLEE from the coding sequence ATGGATCTTACAGATGTGCCTCAGTCTGCCAGAGAGGGAAACGTTGGTAAACTCTTCGACGAGACGGCCACACACCACGGGAACGGGCAGGCGATGGAACACCACGACGAGCGCACCACGCACGCCGAACTCGAGGCGTGGACGGCCGAATTCGCTGGCGGACTCCACGACCTCGGCCTCGAGCCCGACGACCGCTTGCTCCTCTTCTTGCCGAACTGTCCGGAGTACCTCGTCGCGTCGCTCGGCTCGTTCAAAGCCGGCGTCGTGATATCGCCGGTCAATCCCCAGTACAAGCGCCGCGAGGTATCCTACCAACTCGAGGACACCGACGCGAAAGCCGTCGTCACGCACCCGGCGCTTCGACCCGTCGTCGATCAGGCGCTCGAGGAGACGGGTCGGGACATTGCGGTGATCACCGTCGAGAGTCAGTACATGGATCGAGACCCGGAGGATATCTTCTTCGAGGACGTGCGCGGAGCGCCGACGCTGGTCGAGCGAGCGGACGACGACGTCGCGTTGCTTCCCTACACCTCGGGGACGACGGGCAAACCGAAGGGCGCCCAGTTGACTCACCAGAACACGCGTTCGCAGCTGAACTGGACCCTCGCCGCCTCGAGCGACGACGTCGAACCAGAGAACGTGCGGAGTCTCACCTGGCTGCCTCTCTATCACATCACGGGCTTTACGCACACGGCCCTCCAGCCGCTCGTCGGCGGCGGGAGCCTCTATTTCCGGAGCGCTCTCGAGTGGGACGCACAGGAGTGCATGCAACTAATCGAAGCGGAGGGGATCACCCACTTCGTCGGCGTGACGACGATGTACTCCGATATGGTCGCCGCGGACGACTTCGGCGAGTACGACCTCTCGAGTCTCGAGTCGGCCGCAGAGGGCGGCGCGAAGCTCTCGACGGCCGTCCAGGAGCAATTCGAGGAGACGGCCGGCGTGGACATCTCCGAAGGGTACGGTCTGACCGAAACCCACGGCGCGACGCACACCCAGTCCGGGTCTTCGTTCGGTCTGCGCCACGGGACGATCGGACAGCCGCTGCGGATCACCGACTGCAAGATCGTCGACAGCGCCGGCGAGGAGGTCGCTTCGGGCGAGGAAGGCGAACTCCTCGTGCGCGGCCCGCAGGTCATGAAGGGCTACCACAACCTTCCCGACGCCACCGACGCCGCATTTACGGAGAACGGCTACTTCCGCACCGGTGACATCGCCCGTCGCGACGGGCTGAACTACTACGAAATCGTCGACCGCAAGAAGCACATGATCAACACCGCGGGCTACAACGTCTACCCCAGCGAACTCGAGAACCTGCTGCTCGAGCACGAGGCGGTCGCTGACGCCGCCGTCGTCGGAATTCCCGACGAGCGACGCAACGAAGTGCCGAAGGCGTTCGTCGTCCCGGCCGACGGGTTCGAGGCAGGCGAGGACGTCACGGCCGAGGAGATCAAAGAGTACTGCCTCGAGCGCGTCGCGAGTTACAAGCACCCCCGAGAGGTCGAACTCGTCGAGGACCTCCCGCGGACGACGAGCGGAAAGATACAGAAGTACAAACTCGAGGAGTGA
- the dcd gene encoding dCTP deaminase, with the protein MILSDADILARLEAGELAIEPLDDPELQIQPASVDLRLGREFLEFQRTNIPCIHPNSEQEVDEYVTETIVEDGDDFILHPGDFVLGTTYERVEIPADLIAHVEGRSSLGRLAVVVHATAGLCDPGYRGQITLELSNLGTAPVALTPGMRISQLTFTELKTEAERPYGSDRGSKYQDQDGPQASRIQSDDEFGGDQLERE; encoded by the coding sequence ATGATCCTTTCCGACGCGGACATTCTGGCGCGACTCGAGGCGGGAGAGCTCGCCATCGAACCCTTAGACGATCCGGAACTCCAGATTCAACCCGCGAGCGTCGACCTCAGATTGGGTCGGGAATTCCTCGAGTTCCAGCGGACGAACATCCCCTGTATCCACCCCAACTCCGAGCAGGAAGTCGACGAGTACGTGACGGAGACGATCGTCGAGGACGGCGACGACTTCATCCTCCACCCCGGCGATTTCGTGCTGGGAACGACCTACGAGCGCGTCGAAATCCCCGCGGACTTGATCGCCCACGTCGAAGGTCGTTCCTCGCTGGGTCGCCTCGCCGTCGTCGTCCACGCCACCGCAGGCCTCTGTGACCCCGGCTACCGCGGCCAAATCACCCTCGAGTTATCGAACCTCGGCACGGCACCCGTCGCGCTCACCCCCGGGATGCGGATTTCGCAGTTGACGTTCACCGAGTTGAAGACGGAAGCCGAGCGACCCTACGGCAGCGACCGCGGCTCGAAGTACCAGGATCAAGACGGCCCGCAGGCCTCGAGAATCCAGAGCGACGACGAGTTCGGCGGCGACCAACTCGAGCGCGAGTAA
- a CDS encoding YIP1 family protein: MSTTPLVSPGEYFARADAFSRTRAVGLVIGYWLAITLLGLVWRVGSNFGADSVSIIYLLQTLEATLLYWVVPTAVLYGFGLALGASLEPAETLSLAAWGLVPLLAGELVTNALLSAIVALEVDLSGVPVDPDLWILVPLTLLACAWAAVIWRGGLWHGIGLDRSTATTTALLAAGVCAALLLFPMISVLI, translated from the coding sequence ATGTCGACGACGCCGCTCGTCTCCCCCGGCGAGTACTTCGCTCGAGCGGACGCCTTTTCGCGCACGCGAGCGGTCGGCCTCGTGATCGGCTACTGGCTCGCGATCACCCTACTCGGCCTCGTCTGGCGGGTTGGAAGCAATTTCGGTGCGGACTCCGTGTCCATCATATACCTGCTTCAGACCCTCGAGGCGACCCTGCTCTACTGGGTCGTTCCGACGGCCGTCCTGTACGGATTCGGCCTCGCTCTCGGCGCGAGCCTCGAGCCAGCCGAGACGCTTTCCCTCGCAGCCTGGGGACTCGTGCCGCTGCTCGCGGGGGAACTCGTGACGAACGCCCTCCTCTCCGCGATCGTCGCGCTCGAGGTCGATCTGAGCGGCGTCCCGGTGGACCCCGACCTGTGGATTCTCGTACCGCTCACGCTGCTCGCGTGCGCCTGGGCGGCAGTGATCTGGCGCGGCGGGCTCTGGCACGGAATCGGACTCGATCGCTCGACGGCCACGACGACGGCCCTGCTCGCCGCGGGCGTCTGTGCCGCGTTGTTGCTCTTCCCGATGATTTCGGTGCTCATCTGA
- the pth2 gene encoding peptidyl-tRNA hydrolase Pth2 has translation MKQAIVARTDIGMGQGKLAAQVAHASLSAYEKADKQLRSQWKQGGQKKVVLKGESERQLHELSAIADSEGIPNAVVRDAGHTQLEPGTVTTLAVGPAADDRVDSVTGELSLF, from the coding sequence ATGAAACAAGCCATCGTCGCCCGCACGGACATCGGCATGGGACAGGGAAAACTCGCCGCACAGGTCGCACACGCCTCACTTTCGGCCTATGAGAAGGCTGACAAGCAACTCCGGAGTCAGTGGAAACAGGGCGGCCAGAAGAAGGTCGTCCTCAAAGGAGAGAGCGAGCGTCAACTCCACGAACTCTCCGCCATCGCGGACAGCGAGGGGATTCCGAACGCCGTCGTCAGAGACGCCGGACACACCCAACTCGAGCCCGGAACCGTCACCACCCTCGCCGTCGGCCCGGCGGCTGACGACCGAGTCGACAGCGTCACCGGCGAACTCTCGCTGTTCTGA
- the truD gene encoding tRNA pseudouridine(13) synthase TruD has product MRPAHPTEQAVGMDLYVSDADGVGGRLREDDEHFRVRELERFETQPVDASTDAYPHLVFRVTLSGWDTNDFASRLSNALGISRERVNWAGTKDKYAVTTQLFSVYGADPADLPDVDGADVEVLGRAGRSLEFGDLAGNEFELVVSEPSRPETATEISSELHEFGGLEDGDSADEETTSVAVPNFFGQQRFGSRRPVTHEVGLEIVRGSWKGAVMAYLGNPTDAEPESTQAAREFVQESEDWQEALERFPNRLRYERSLLHGLAECDGEPGPEDFRATLERLPSNLQRLFVHAAQSYAFNLMLSERLERGLPFDRPVEGDVVCFADTDAPAGLELPDTDRLQRVDERRVRSVTRHCERGRAFVTAPLVGTETELADGEQGEIERRVLEDLDLEPADFDLPGEFHSTGTRRAMLVRTGLRLETDPLTLSFALPKGSYATVVLREYLKVDPVDLG; this is encoded by the coding sequence ATGCGCCCGGCACACCCTACGGAGCAGGCCGTCGGCATGGACCTCTACGTCAGCGACGCCGACGGCGTCGGCGGCCGCCTTCGTGAGGACGACGAACACTTTCGCGTGCGCGAACTCGAGCGATTCGAGACCCAACCCGTCGACGCGTCCACGGACGCCTACCCGCATCTCGTCTTTCGCGTGACGCTGTCGGGCTGGGATACGAACGACTTCGCGTCGCGGCTCTCGAATGCACTCGGCATCTCTCGCGAGCGGGTCAACTGGGCCGGGACGAAGGACAAGTACGCGGTCACTACGCAGCTGTTTTCGGTCTACGGGGCCGATCCCGCGGACCTGCCGGACGTCGACGGCGCGGATGTCGAGGTACTCGGACGTGCGGGACGCTCCCTCGAGTTCGGTGACCTCGCGGGAAACGAGTTCGAACTCGTAGTCAGCGAGCCGAGTCGGCCGGAGACTGCGACCGAAATCTCGAGCGAGTTGCACGAGTTCGGTGGGCTCGAGGACGGCGATAGTGCGGACGAAGAGACGACTTCCGTCGCCGTCCCCAACTTCTTCGGCCAGCAACGCTTCGGGAGCCGGCGGCCAGTGACGCACGAGGTCGGCCTCGAGATCGTCCGCGGGAGCTGGAAGGGGGCGGTGATGGCCTACCTCGGGAACCCGACGGACGCCGAACCCGAATCGACGCAGGCCGCACGCGAGTTCGTCCAGGAGAGCGAAGACTGGCAGGAAGCCCTCGAGCGGTTTCCCAACCGGCTCCGGTACGAACGCTCGCTCTTGCACGGCCTCGCGGAGTGTGACGGAGAGCCGGGTCCGGAGGACTTCAGGGCGACACTCGAGCGCCTTCCCTCGAATCTCCAGCGGCTGTTCGTCCACGCCGCTCAGTCCTACGCGTTCAACCTGATGCTCAGCGAGCGCCTCGAGCGCGGGCTTCCCTTCGACCGCCCCGTCGAAGGCGACGTGGTCTGTTTCGCCGACACTGACGCGCCTGCCGGTCTCGAGTTGCCCGACACCGACCGACTCCAGCGCGTCGACGAGCGACGTGTGCGCTCGGTTACGCGCCACTGTGAACGCGGGCGGGCGTTCGTCACCGCGCCCCTCGTCGGAACCGAGACGGAACTGGCCGACGGCGAACAGGGTGAGATCGAACGCCGCGTGCTCGAGGATCTCGACCTCGAACCCGCCGACTTCGATCTCCCCGGCGAATTCCACTCGACGGGGACGCGGCGAGCGATGCTCGTTCGGACCGGTCTGCGCCTCGAGACCGATCCGTTGACGCTCTCGTTCGCGCTACCGAAGGGATCGTACGCGACGGTCGTGTTGCGAGAGTACCTGAAGGTCGACCCCGTCGACCTCGGCTGA
- the surE gene encoding 5'/3'-nucleotidase SurE translates to MEGDDEPEILLTNDDGIDAPGIRALHDALAAVASVTVIAPDRNQSAVGRSLSYGRTSAEAEEDDLTTSMADGMFTSPVPHAEHELGYAVRGTPCDCAIVGVNAVEPEPDLVVSGCNSGANLGAYVFSRSGTVSAAMEAAYLDTPSIAISMDTLGIERDLEPADFDRAGEIAAALATGVPGTGLFDRIDYLNVNVPRPGVEENGVELTRPTEIYEMDAALEDGGFQLTNRLWQQMANRDIPDPEDTDRHALLEGSVSVSPMRVPYEVVETSDVRRILERML, encoded by the coding sequence ATGGAGGGAGACGACGAACCGGAGATTCTCTTGACGAACGACGACGGGATCGACGCGCCGGGGATCCGCGCACTCCACGACGCCCTCGCGGCGGTCGCCTCGGTGACCGTCATCGCCCCCGATCGAAACCAGAGCGCCGTCGGTCGCTCACTGTCCTACGGACGCACGAGCGCCGAGGCCGAGGAAGACGACCTGACGACCAGCATGGCCGACGGCATGTTCACCTCGCCGGTGCCCCACGCCGAGCACGAACTCGGGTACGCCGTGCGCGGGACGCCCTGTGACTGCGCCATCGTCGGCGTCAACGCCGTAGAGCCCGAACCCGACCTCGTCGTGTCCGGGTGTAACTCTGGAGCGAACCTCGGTGCATACGTCTTCTCGCGCTCGGGAACCGTCAGCGCCGCGATGGAGGCCGCGTACCTCGACACCCCCTCGATTGCCATCTCGATGGACACGCTGGGTATCGAACGCGACCTCGAGCCCGCGGACTTCGACCGGGCGGGCGAAATTGCAGCGGCGCTCGCGACCGGCGTGCCCGGTACTGGCCTGTTCGATCGAATCGACTACTTGAACGTCAACGTCCCCCGGCCCGGAGTCGAGGAGAACGGCGTCGAACTCACCCGACCGACCGAAATCTACGAGATGGACGCGGCGCTCGAGGACGGCGGCTTCCAGTTGACCAACCGACTCTGGCAGCAGATGGCGAATCGCGACATTCCGGACCCCGAGGATACGGACCGCCACGCGTTGCTCGAGGGGTCGGTTTCCGTCTCACCGATGCGCGTCCCCTACGAGGTCGTGGAGACGAGCGACGTTCGACGCATCCTCGAGCGGATGCTGTAA
- a CDS encoding DUF2103 domain-containing protein gives MECRHCASPLEKPGDFCLVCRESNTEAIVLEAGRERATLTMLAAEDDEAPAATGRDDDLVLGKTTITTTPEEGENEPVELRNFAGRIGDEIRRKRPAEVYAGGERSVVRAVREDVHHSFYRVADDDPVEAVLERRGEPALDVVETPPAEKIGGSHTTLIGGRTGMRAIHTVADHPHVKKVIPGPIDAGGKGSQSGLRAKVTRADDGGNVRMLLRDGSSVQENRVVTTASDRTMGEQIRADLNDVLSETEFQ, from the coding sequence ATGGAGTGTCGCCACTGCGCCTCGCCTCTCGAGAAACCCGGCGACTTCTGTCTGGTCTGTCGGGAATCCAACACCGAGGCGATCGTCCTCGAGGCGGGCCGCGAGCGAGCGACGCTGACGATGCTCGCCGCCGAGGACGACGAGGCACCTGCGGCGACCGGACGGGACGACGATCTCGTCCTCGGGAAGACGACGATTACGACGACACCCGAAGAAGGCGAGAACGAACCCGTCGAACTCCGGAACTTCGCGGGTCGGATCGGCGACGAGATTCGCCGAAAGCGACCAGCGGAGGTCTACGCCGGCGGCGAGCGCTCGGTCGTTCGCGCCGTCCGCGAGGACGTCCACCACTCGTTCTACCGCGTCGCGGACGACGACCCCGTCGAGGCCGTCCTCGAGCGCCGCGGGGAACCCGCACTCGACGTCGTCGAAACGCCGCCAGCAGAGAAAATCGGCGGCAGCCATACGACGCTCATCGGCGGCCGAACGGGTATGCGAGCGATCCACACCGTCGCGGACCACCCGCACGTCAAGAAGGTCATTCCGGGCCCCATCGACGCCGGCGGAAAGGGCTCGCAGTCGGGACTTCGGGCGAAGGTTACTCGGGCCGACGACGGCGGCAACGTGCGAATGCTCTTGCGTGACGGCTCGAGTGTCCAGGAAAACCGCGTCGTCACGACAGCGTCGGACCGAACGATGGGCGAGCAGATCCGCGCCGACCTGAACGACGTCCTCTCGGAAACGGAGTTTCAGTGA
- a CDS encoding eL43 family ribosomal protein, giving the protein MADNGIVGSAGRFGARYGRVARRRVSDIEDDMNNAQVDGDDVTRVGTGIWKNEETGEVFTGGAYRPETPAGRTVTRSIRAALAEDSE; this is encoded by the coding sequence ATGGCCGATAACGGAATTGTCGGGAGTGCAGGCCGCTTTGGTGCACGCTACGGTCGTGTCGCCCGACGCCGCGTCAGTGATATCGAAGACGACATGAACAACGCTCAGGTCGACGGCGACGACGTCACGCGCGTCGGAACCGGCATCTGGAAGAACGAAGAGACCGGCGAAGTCTTCACCGGCGGTGCCTACCGTCCGGAGACCCCCGCCGGCCGAACCGTCACGCGCTCGATCCGCGCGGCACTCGCCGAAGACAGCGAATAA
- a CDS encoding DNA-directed RNA polymerase subunit P: MSYKCSRCKRDVQIDEYGGVRCPYCGHRVLLKERSRDVKEVGVN, from the coding sequence ATGAGCTACAAGTGCTCCCGCTGTAAACGCGACGTCCAGATCGACGAGTACGGTGGCGTCCGCTGTCCGTACTGCGGCCACCGCGTGCTCCTCAAAGAGCGCAGCCGCGACGTCAAGGAAGTCGGCGTCAACTAA
- a CDS encoding KEOPS complex subunit Pcc1: protein MSSHEAILEFDYESPAHASIIAKSVSREIGEIDDERSQTTIARDGRVVEVRIDAADVIALRAALNTWFTLIDVAERTAAIAEDA from the coding sequence GTGTCTTCTCACGAGGCGATCCTCGAGTTCGACTACGAGTCTCCGGCTCACGCCTCGATCATCGCCAAGAGCGTCAGCCGAGAGATCGGCGAAATCGACGACGAGCGCTCGCAGACGACCATCGCTCGAGACGGACGGGTCGTCGAAGTTCGGATCGACGCCGCTGACGTAATCGCACTCAGAGCGGCCCTCAACACCTGGTTTACGCTGATCGACGTGGCCGAACGGACGGCGGCTATCGCCGAGGACGCCTGA